In one window of Camelina sativa cultivar DH55 chromosome 15, Cs, whole genome shotgun sequence DNA:
- the LOC104747289 gene encoding L10-interacting MYB domain-containing protein-like has protein sequence MTPRASWQPEYHRKFVDLCFEKKALGHLPGMEHILTPFGKETGARFTINQLKNHYDTMLKKWKVWLRLVQCTDMKWDPQTKMFGATDQDWANYLMVHPEARPYQWEWPPLYFEKLEVIFAGVNIDGEGTSGSRKRKHRYEENDTGSAASNICHPRYIWSSSSSSHDIFVELCFQESSKPTRRKGSYPKETWDMMVETINRETGGNYTPMQLKNHWFSTMQTWREWCQTVGAPILKWDANTGKFGATNDDWDNYLKGNPKGSKYRWKPIPHAEKLATIYRGIEPGNAQPRTYRRRVIHHHSEAPQMHEPAPSSAVCINEPVTGGSDDIADNYEENVDEDHEPTPLIRLDLEDDVETVTPVCHRLNTELMENIPVDASTLVKKYEYTIPECMECLDAMDEVEKGSDLYMFALDLFMTKEHRQIFLLLKTSSFKISWLLRRRYGG, from the exons ATGACACCGAGAGCCTCGTGGCAACCTGAATACCACAGAAAATTTGTGGACTTATGCTTCGAGAAGAAGGCGTTAGGGCATTTACCTGGAATGGAGCATATACTGACACCTTTTGGAAAAGAGACGGGAGCGAGGTTCACCATAAACCAGCTTAAGAATCATTATGATACAATGCTCAAGAAGTGGAAGGTATGGTTAAGACTGGTTCAGTGCACTGATATGAAATGGGATCCCCAGACAAAAATGTTTGGTGCCACTGATCAAGACTGGGCCAACTATTTAATG GTGCATCCTGAGGCTCGGCCGTATCAGTGGGAGTGGCCTCCATTGTATTTCGAGAAACTAGAGGTTATCTTTGCAGGTGTTAACATAGATGGTGAGGGTACTTCAGGTAGCAGAAAAAGGAAGCATCgttatgaagaaaatgatacTGGAAGCGCCGCGTCTAACATATGTCATCCTCGGTATATATGGTCGTCGTCGTCCTCATCACATGATATTTTTGTCGAGTTATGTTTCCAAGAGTCATCAAAACCAACCAGACGTAAGGGAAGTTATCCAAAGGAGACTTGGGATATGATGGTCGAGACGATCAATCGGGAAACAGGAGGAAACTACACACCAATGCAGCTCAAGAACCACTGGTTTAGTACAATGCAAACCTGGAGGGAATGGTGTCAAACTGTTGGCGCTCCCATCTTGAAGTGGGATGCCAATACAGGCAAGTTTGGAGCAACTAACGACGACTGGGATAACTACTTGAAG GGTAATCCTAAAGGTTCAAAATACAGATGGAAACCCATCCCTCACGCTGAGAAACTAGCAACCATCTACAGAGGTATCGAACCTGGAAATGCTCAACCCCGTACTTATCGCAGGAGAGTGATCCATCACCATTCTGAAGCACCACAGATGCATGAACCAGCTCCCTCATCAGCAGTCTGCATAAACGAGCCAGTCACAGGAGGAAGTGACGATATAGCTGATAATTATGAGGAAAATGTTGACGAGGATCATGAGCCTACTCCACTGATTAGGTTAGACTTGGAGGATGATGTTGAAACTGTAACTCCGGTATGCCACAGGCTCAATACCGAGCTGATGGAGAATATTCCGGTGGATGCATCGACATTGGTCAAGAAATACGAGTATACCATTCCGGAATGCATGGAGTGTTTAGACGCCATGGATGAGGTTGAGAAAGGCAGTGATCTTTACATGTTTGCTTTGGACTTGTTTATGACGAAGGAGCACAGACAGATCTTCTTGCTGTTGAAGACTTCAAGTTTCAAGATATCTTGGCTGCTTCGACGTCGATACGGTGGCTAA